The following are encoded together in the Phyllopteryx taeniolatus isolate TA_2022b chromosome 21, UOR_Ptae_1.2, whole genome shotgun sequence genome:
- the slc39a4 gene encoding zinc transporter ZIP4 isoform X1 gives MKKFGRALLVLSALTSWCALGCASVCPAVEEAFGAVVGLLRPGQQHPLLGEDSLVALFNTLENRVQCGQVPCGKCNLTDAVHQLIHNHSDHRQGGGEEDHAVDGSGFTALAAGCILYLSSPDTVCTVAGQGRLGQEVEHFLDGIASGNSHEHHHEEDEEGEEGAPCHGREYQHVGLRGLESVLGQLLKHYESSDIESCVEASDIMSEVGAPSAEQTQAAGAVLGRVLYHALRGRCFQSLPEESFFLDYIMHRLGSENFTIADLEAVMKSLDVGPSLEWSHGPEEDEHAHDDHDHGRRRQHSEANGTWEEVNTSLKVMKKYFLNYRLFRFSQHCFSAHELVLIHGLGAKSPTLGRSDLARLSPALIQQILSGACAGSHPTKPDELSKTERYLYATLANVVITLASMFGIMLLLCTSCTSVFQLCIQFCISLAVGSLSGDALLHLLPMFLGLHVHSDEAGGSGLRHDHHGHQQPEVSDYVYKMLVVMAGIYYFYLMETVFNIVTHRHHHHGDESEDHHCDHGRVLEMYQQERKQKDKLHSTSKADLVKEEEELERNLHRSRERTREKRLLPYMITLGDGVHNFADGLAMGAAFSLSWKSGLATSLAVLCHELPHELGDFAILLHSGMSVRRALLLNLASAMTSFVGLYIALSVATDLATTQWIAALTAGLFLYVGLADMLPTMIHIKSKRPWLMLALQSVGLLSGWGILLLLSLYEESISF, from the exons ATGAAAAAGTTTGGCCGAGCGCTGCTCGTTCTCTCGGCCCTGACAAGTTGGTGTGCGCTCGGTTGCGCTTCGGTGTGTCCCGCCGTGGAGGAGGCGTTCGGAGCCGTGGTCGGCCTGCTGCGCCCCGGGCAGCAGCACCCGCTTCTGGGCGAGGACTCGCTCGTCGCTCTCTTTAATACACTGGAGAACCGTGTGCAGTGTGGACAAGTGCCGTGTGGAAag TGCAACCTAACAGATGCCGTCCACCAGCTGATCCACAATCACAGCGACCATCGGCAGGGAGGCGGCGAAGAAGATCACGCCGTTGACGGGTCGGGATTTACTGCCCTCGCCGCTGGCTGCATCCTGTACCTGTCCTCACCTGACACAGTGTGCACCGTGGCGGGCCAGGGGAGGTTGGGGCAGGAGGTAGAacacttcttggatggaatcgCAAGCGGGAATTCCCATGAACATCACcatgaggaagatgaggagggggaggagggcgCGCCGTGCCATGGGCGTGAATATCAGCACGTGGGCCTTCGTGGACTAGAAAGTGTGCTCGGACAACTTCTGAAGCACTATGAGTCATCAGACATTGAg AGCTGCGTCGAAGCAAGCGACATCATGTCGGAGGTCGGCGCCCCATCAGCGGAGCAAACCCAGGCAGCGGGTGCAGTTCTGGGCCGGGTCCTGTATCACGCCCTGCGAGGTCGATGCTTTCAATCGCTCCCTGAGGAGAGCTTCTTCCTGGATTACATCATGCACCGACTGGGCTCTGAGAATTTCACCAtcgcag ACCTGGAGGCTGTCATGAAGTCTCTGGACGTCGGACCCAGCTTGGAGTGGAGCCATGGACCCGAGGAGGACGAGCATGCGCATGATGATCACGATCATGGCAGGCGACGCCAACATTCGGAAGCAAACGGCACCTGGGAGGAGGTAAACACATCATTGAAagtcatgaaaaagtattttttaaattaccgaTTGTTCCGATTCTCCCAGCACTGTTTTTCTGCGCACGAACTGGTGCTGATCCACGGCCTGGGAGCGAAGTCCCCCACCCTGGGTCGCTCCGACCTGGCCCGGCTTAGCCCGGCTCTGATCCAGCAGATCCTGAGCGGGGCCTGCGCCGGCTCGCACCCTACGAAACCAGACGAGCTCAGCAAAACGGAGA GGTACCTGTACGCAACGCTGGCCAACGTGGTCATCACGCTGGCGTCCATGTTCGGCATCATGCTGCTGCTGTGCACGTCGTGCACCAGCGTCTTCCAGCTGTGCATCCAGTTCTGCATCAGCCTGGCCGTGGGCTCGCTCTCGGGGGACGCCTTGCTGCACCTGCTGCCCATG TTTCTGGGCCTGCACGTGCACTCGGACGAAGCCGGCGGCAGTGGGCTGAGGCACGACCACCATGGGCATCAACAGCCGGAGGTGTCGGACTACGTGTACAAGATGCTGGTGGTGATGGCTGGCATCTACTACTTCTACTTGATGGAGACGGTCTTCAACATCGTCACGCACAGACATCACCATCACGGG GACGAATCAGAGGATCACCACTGCGACCACGGACGTGTTCTAGAGATGTATCAACAGgagaggaaacaaaaagacaaattgcACTCAACTTCCAAAGCAGACCTG gtaaaagaggaggaggagctcgAACGCAACCTTCACAGGTCCAGAGAGCGGACCAGAG aAAAACGGCTGCTGCCTTACATGATCACCTTAGGGGACGGCGTCCACAACTTCGCCGACGGCCTGGCGATGGGCGCCGCCTTCTCGCTCTCGTGGAAATCCGGACTAGCCACGTCGCTGGCCGTCCTCTGCCACGAGCTGCCTCACGAGCTAG GCGATTTCGCCATCCTTCTCCACAGTGGCATGTCGGTGCGCCGGGCGCTGCTCTTGAACCTCGCCAGCGCCATGACCTCCTTCGTGGGCCTCTACATCGCCCTGAGCGTAGCCACCGACCTGGCCACCACGCAGTGGATCGCCGCCCTCACGGCGGGCCTCTTTCTCTATGTGGGCTTGGCCGACATG CTGCCCACCATGATCCACATCAAGTCCAAGAGGCCGTGGCTGATGTTGGCGCTGCAGAGCGTTGGCCTGCTGAGCGGCTGGGGCATCCTCCTGCTGCTGTCCCTCTACGAGGAGAGCATCAGCTTCTAG
- the slc39a4 gene encoding zinc transporter ZIP4 isoform X2, whose protein sequence is MKKFGRALLVLSALTSWCALGCASVCPAVEEAFGAVVGLLRPGQQHPLLGEDSLVALFNTLENRVQCGQVPCGKCNLTDAVHQLIHNHSDHRQGGGEEDHAVDGSGFTALAAGCILYLSSPDTVCTVAGQGRLGQEVEHFLDGIASGNSHEHHHEEDEEGEEGAPCHGREYQHVGLRGLESVLGQLLKHYESSDIESCVEASDIMSEVGAPSAEQTQAAGAVLGRVLYHALRGRCFQSLPEESFFLDYIMHRLGSENFTIADLEAVMKSLDVGPSLEWSHGPEEDEHAHDDHDHGRRRQHSEANGTWEEHCFSAHELVLIHGLGAKSPTLGRSDLARLSPALIQQILSGACAGSHPTKPDELSKTERYLYATLANVVITLASMFGIMLLLCTSCTSVFQLCIQFCISLAVGSLSGDALLHLLPMFLGLHVHSDEAGGSGLRHDHHGHQQPEVSDYVYKMLVVMAGIYYFYLMETVFNIVTHRHHHHGDESEDHHCDHGRVLEMYQQERKQKDKLHSTSKADLVKEEEELERNLHRSRERTREKRLLPYMITLGDGVHNFADGLAMGAAFSLSWKSGLATSLAVLCHELPHELGDFAILLHSGMSVRRALLLNLASAMTSFVGLYIALSVATDLATTQWIAALTAGLFLYVGLADMLPTMIHIKSKRPWLMLALQSVGLLSGWGILLLLSLYEESISF, encoded by the exons ATGAAAAAGTTTGGCCGAGCGCTGCTCGTTCTCTCGGCCCTGACAAGTTGGTGTGCGCTCGGTTGCGCTTCGGTGTGTCCCGCCGTGGAGGAGGCGTTCGGAGCCGTGGTCGGCCTGCTGCGCCCCGGGCAGCAGCACCCGCTTCTGGGCGAGGACTCGCTCGTCGCTCTCTTTAATACACTGGAGAACCGTGTGCAGTGTGGACAAGTGCCGTGTGGAAag TGCAACCTAACAGATGCCGTCCACCAGCTGATCCACAATCACAGCGACCATCGGCAGGGAGGCGGCGAAGAAGATCACGCCGTTGACGGGTCGGGATTTACTGCCCTCGCCGCTGGCTGCATCCTGTACCTGTCCTCACCTGACACAGTGTGCACCGTGGCGGGCCAGGGGAGGTTGGGGCAGGAGGTAGAacacttcttggatggaatcgCAAGCGGGAATTCCCATGAACATCACcatgaggaagatgaggagggggaggagggcgCGCCGTGCCATGGGCGTGAATATCAGCACGTGGGCCTTCGTGGACTAGAAAGTGTGCTCGGACAACTTCTGAAGCACTATGAGTCATCAGACATTGAg AGCTGCGTCGAAGCAAGCGACATCATGTCGGAGGTCGGCGCCCCATCAGCGGAGCAAACCCAGGCAGCGGGTGCAGTTCTGGGCCGGGTCCTGTATCACGCCCTGCGAGGTCGATGCTTTCAATCGCTCCCTGAGGAGAGCTTCTTCCTGGATTACATCATGCACCGACTGGGCTCTGAGAATTTCACCAtcgcag ACCTGGAGGCTGTCATGAAGTCTCTGGACGTCGGACCCAGCTTGGAGTGGAGCCATGGACCCGAGGAGGACGAGCATGCGCATGATGATCACGATCATGGCAGGCGACGCCAACATTCGGAAGCAAACGGCACCTGGGAGGAG CACTGTTTTTCTGCGCACGAACTGGTGCTGATCCACGGCCTGGGAGCGAAGTCCCCCACCCTGGGTCGCTCCGACCTGGCCCGGCTTAGCCCGGCTCTGATCCAGCAGATCCTGAGCGGGGCCTGCGCCGGCTCGCACCCTACGAAACCAGACGAGCTCAGCAAAACGGAGA GGTACCTGTACGCAACGCTGGCCAACGTGGTCATCACGCTGGCGTCCATGTTCGGCATCATGCTGCTGCTGTGCACGTCGTGCACCAGCGTCTTCCAGCTGTGCATCCAGTTCTGCATCAGCCTGGCCGTGGGCTCGCTCTCGGGGGACGCCTTGCTGCACCTGCTGCCCATG TTTCTGGGCCTGCACGTGCACTCGGACGAAGCCGGCGGCAGTGGGCTGAGGCACGACCACCATGGGCATCAACAGCCGGAGGTGTCGGACTACGTGTACAAGATGCTGGTGGTGATGGCTGGCATCTACTACTTCTACTTGATGGAGACGGTCTTCAACATCGTCACGCACAGACATCACCATCACGGG GACGAATCAGAGGATCACCACTGCGACCACGGACGTGTTCTAGAGATGTATCAACAGgagaggaaacaaaaagacaaattgcACTCAACTTCCAAAGCAGACCTG gtaaaagaggaggaggagctcgAACGCAACCTTCACAGGTCCAGAGAGCGGACCAGAG aAAAACGGCTGCTGCCTTACATGATCACCTTAGGGGACGGCGTCCACAACTTCGCCGACGGCCTGGCGATGGGCGCCGCCTTCTCGCTCTCGTGGAAATCCGGACTAGCCACGTCGCTGGCCGTCCTCTGCCACGAGCTGCCTCACGAGCTAG GCGATTTCGCCATCCTTCTCCACAGTGGCATGTCGGTGCGCCGGGCGCTGCTCTTGAACCTCGCCAGCGCCATGACCTCCTTCGTGGGCCTCTACATCGCCCTGAGCGTAGCCACCGACCTGGCCACCACGCAGTGGATCGCCGCCCTCACGGCGGGCCTCTTTCTCTATGTGGGCTTGGCCGACATG CTGCCCACCATGATCCACATCAAGTCCAAGAGGCCGTGGCTGATGTTGGCGCTGCAGAGCGTTGGCCTGCTGAGCGGCTGGGGCATCCTCCTGCTGCTGTCCCTCTACGAGGAGAGCATCAGCTTCTAG